GTGAGCCCGGGGCGCGTCTCCAGGGGCTCGGGCGCGGTGAGCAGGACGGGCCGGCTCCAGACGGCCGACAGGGCCCGCGCGCCCCGCACCAACAGGTCCGCGAGCTCCTCCGGCGTGCTCAGGGCGCGCGCTCCACCACCGCGCCCATGCGCTCGAGCAGCTCGCGGTACCAGGAGAAGGCCTGCTCGGCGCGGCCGGGCAGGGCGCGCGTGCCCCACAACACGGTGAAGGTGCGGCGCGTGCCCTCGTGCGTCTTGGTGCGCTGCGAGTCCTTCACCGCGTTGGCGCAGGGGCCCTCGGCGTCGAAGAGGCACAAGAGGCCCTCGACGTCGATGCTCTGTCCGGAGGCGTTGAAGACGTAGGTCGCGCCCTCGGGGGCGAGCCCCACGCGCAACGGGGGCCGGGCGCGCTCCAGGTCCACCACGCTGATGGGCAGCCCGCTGTGCAGCGACACCGCGTTGCAGGCGTCCACCGCGGCGTTGATGGAGC
This window of the Cystobacter ferrugineus genome carries:
- a CDS encoding phenylalanine--tRNA ligase beta subunit-related protein; this encodes MFTQDAHPLLEAVAFETRFPAPLSQLPSPEWLVALLKSDAPAPLSADDAVRGAVRDLLRHGGYKPTGRGKPASEYLVRAAGEGALGSINAAVDACNAVSLHSGLPISVVDLERARPPLRVGLAPEGATYVFNASGQSIDVEGLLCLFDAEGPCANAVKDSQRTKTHEGTRRTFTVLWGTRALPGRAEQAFSWYRELLERMGAVVERAP